One Peribacillus simplex NBRC 15720 = DSM 1321 genomic region harbors:
- the helD gene encoding RNA polymerase recycling motor HelD, with protein sequence MNNEIRQEQERLDEVMETITKQISKIEGETSHRRKEVVNIRKHFWDDLKVNMDTFDDYLETIIGLRQQAQDLSVSEGAHRYAFKRLSTLRRMQEVPYFGRIDLTEEGSSLTEHIYIGTSTLADTTGENFIVYDWRAPISSVYYDYPPGPVEYSTPGGIIRGMLENKWQYIIKGGVIESMFDTSLTIGDEILQQVLGKGTDKHMHSIVSTIQREQNRIIRNDRGRLLIVQGAAGSGKTSAALQRIAYLLYKYRDRLKANQIILFSPNSMFNNYVSNVLPELGEENMQQVTFQEYLDHRLADSFQVEDPYEQLEFLLTAADDPSYSTRTASIRFKASIRFFEIIKAYSQSLELSGMIFKGLRFRGETLVSAKQISERFYNTDTTLRFHNRVEKLKEWLCDLLDEREKFELKQPWVQEEIEYLSKEDYQKVYTYLEKKRGLTEDSFDDYEKENKMLARMIVRKKLKTLRKRIKALHFIDIKGIYKQLFDDQTRIDLWNEGKTPVEREICLSTQKMLDEGKLHYEDATPYLLLKELIIGFQTNTSIKFVLVDEAQDYSPFQFEFLKRLFPSARVTVLGDFNQAIFAHASERVDFQMLTSLYGISETESITLAQSYRSTKQIIEFTRELIPEGHRIKAFDREGEKPVLTQVPSRDELHDKIVSKVKEFQSREYNTIAIICKSAAESAAAYDALSIIGEIKLVQKGTNEYEQGVVIIPAYLAKGIEFDAVIIYDASAQAYGDESLRRLFYTACTRAMHNLQIYTVGEPSPFLLNDATESLLLTLD encoded by the coding sequence ATGAACAATGAAATTCGGCAGGAGCAAGAACGTTTGGATGAGGTGATGGAAACAATTACGAAGCAAATCAGCAAAATAGAAGGTGAAACTTCCCATCGTAGAAAAGAAGTTGTTAATATCCGTAAACACTTTTGGGATGACCTCAAGGTTAATATGGATACTTTCGATGATTACCTCGAGACGATCATTGGCTTAAGGCAGCAGGCTCAAGACTTGTCAGTAAGCGAAGGCGCACATAGATATGCCTTCAAGAGATTGTCAACATTGCGCCGCATGCAGGAAGTACCTTATTTCGGGCGAATTGATTTAACTGAAGAAGGGTCTTCCCTTACGGAACATATTTATATTGGGACCTCCACTCTTGCTGATACAACAGGAGAAAACTTCATTGTCTACGATTGGAGGGCTCCGATTTCGAGTGTCTATTATGACTATCCTCCCGGCCCTGTAGAATATTCAACTCCCGGAGGCATAATTCGGGGGATGTTGGAGAATAAGTGGCAATATATCATCAAGGGAGGGGTTATCGAATCAATGTTCGATACGAGTCTCACCATTGGAGATGAGATACTGCAGCAGGTGCTTGGTAAGGGGACGGATAAGCATATGCACAGTATTGTGTCCACCATTCAACGGGAGCAAAATAGGATCATCCGGAACGATCGCGGACGTCTGCTCATTGTTCAAGGAGCCGCTGGCAGTGGTAAGACATCAGCTGCCCTCCAACGGATCGCTTACTTGCTCTACAAGTATCGTGATAGGCTAAAGGCCAATCAAATCATTCTATTCTCTCCAAACTCAATGTTTAATAACTACGTATCCAATGTACTACCCGAACTTGGCGAAGAGAATATGCAGCAGGTAACATTCCAGGAATATTTGGACCATCGTCTGGCTGACTCATTTCAAGTTGAGGACCCTTATGAGCAATTAGAATTTTTGTTAACTGCAGCGGATGATCCTTCCTATAGCACCAGGACAGCGAGTATCCGATTTAAGGCTTCAATTCGCTTCTTTGAGATAATCAAAGCATACAGTCAATCACTAGAATTATCTGGAATGATCTTTAAAGGGTTAAGGTTTCGAGGGGAAACGCTCGTCTCCGCCAAGCAAATCTCAGAAAGATTTTATAACACAGACACTACATTAAGATTTCACAATAGGGTTGAAAAGTTGAAAGAGTGGTTATGTGACTTACTTGATGAAAGGGAAAAATTCGAGTTGAAACAACCTTGGGTCCAGGAGGAAATCGAGTATCTTAGTAAGGAAGACTATCAAAAGGTATACACCTACTTAGAGAAAAAACGCGGCCTTACTGAAGATTCCTTTGACGATTATGAGAAAGAGAATAAAATGCTCGCGCGTATGATTGTTCGTAAGAAATTGAAGACGTTACGCAAACGGATAAAAGCACTTCATTTTATCGACATTAAGGGAATATACAAGCAACTTTTTGACGATCAAACACGGATCGATCTGTGGAACGAGGGTAAAACACCTGTCGAAAGGGAAATTTGCTTATCAACGCAAAAAATGCTGGACGAAGGTAAACTGCATTACGAAGACGCGACTCCATATTTGCTGCTGAAGGAGCTAATTATAGGATTTCAGACGAATACTTCTATAAAATTCGTGCTTGTAGACGAAGCACAAGATTATTCTCCATTTCAATTCGAGTTTTTGAAGCGGTTGTTTCCTTCTGCAAGGGTGACCGTGCTCGGTGACTTTAACCAGGCAATATTCGCTCATGCCAGCGAACGGGTAGATTTCCAGATGCTTACCAGTTTATACGGAATAAGTGAAACCGAGAGTATAACATTGGCTCAAAGCTACAGATCCACAAAGCAGATTATCGAATTTACACGTGAACTAATTCCTGAAGGCCATCGAATTAAGGCATTCGATCGTGAAGGCGAGAAGCCTGTACTGACTCAAGTGCCTAGCCGTGATGAATTACACGACAAAATCGTGTCTAAAGTCAAAGAATTTCAAAGCCGTGAGTATAATACAATTGCAATAATATGTAAATCTGCTGCGGAAAGTGCCGCTGCATACGATGCTCTTAGTATCATCGGTGAAATTAAACTCGTACAGAAAGGCACAAATGAATATGAACAGGGGGTTGTTATTATTCCGGCTTATTTGGCTAAAGGCATCGAATTTGATGCTGTCATCATTTATGATGCATCTGCGCAAGCATATGGTGATGAAAGCTTACGAAGATTGTTTTACACTGCATGTACCAGGGCTATGCATAACTTGCAGATTTATACGGTTGGCGAACCCAGTCCTTTCTTGCTCAACGATGCAACGGAGAGTTTACTTCTGACCCTAGATTGA
- the sspL gene encoding small, acid-soluble spore protein L: protein MSKKTAGRGRIAPSVNPQGHGKDVEFSTEPKSELENKAKKSNTK from the coding sequence ATGAGTAAAAAGACAGCAGGAAGAGGCCGAATCGCACCAAGTGTTAACCCGCAGGGACATGGAAAAGATGTCGAATTCTCCACTGAGCCCAAAAGCGAGCTTGAAAACAAGGCAAAAAAGTCCAATACAAAATAG